The nucleotide sequence CGCGGGACGTGCACGCCCGACGATCTCCGGGCTCGACCTCGTCGTCGCACCCGGGCAGCGGGTGCTGCTGCTGGGAGCGTCCGGCTCGGGCAAGTCGACCGTCCTACTCGGCCTCGCCGGCCTCCTCGGCGGCAGCGAAGACGGTCACCAGACGGGGCAGCTGCTCGTCGACGGCGCACCGCCCGCGCAGAACCGGCAGCGCATCGGCATGGTCCTGCAGGATCCCGACGGCCAGGTCATCCTGCCGCGCATCGGTGACGACGTCGCCTTCGGCATGGAGAACTTCGGCGTACCCCGGGAGGCGATCTGGCCCCGGGTCGCCGAGAGCCTCGCCGCGGTCGGGCTGCACCTCCCGCTCGACCGCCGGACGTCGGCGCTGTCGGGCGGGCAGAAGCAGCGCCTCGCACTTGCCGGTGTCCTAGCCATGGCACCCGGGGTGATCCTCCTCGACGAACCGACGGCCAACCTCGATCCGCAGGGCGTCCTCGAGGTCCGCGACGCCGTCGCCGTCGCCGCAGCGCGCACCGGCGCCACGCTCGTCGTCGTCGAACACCGCACGTCGGTCTGGTTGCCCGTCGTCGACCGCGTGGTGGTGCTCGGCGCCGCGGGCGAAGTCATCGCCGACGGGCCGCCGGACGAGACGGTTACCCGCGAACGCGAGCACCTCACCTCTGCCGGCGTCTGGGTGCCCGGTGGCGCACTGCCCCAGCTCACCCGCACCCGCCGCACCGACCGGGACAGTCAGCTGACCGCGTCCGAACTCGAGGTGGGCCAGCCGGGTGCCCCGTCCCTGCGGCACCGTCTCGACGTCGACATCCCCTCGGGCACGACGACGGTCATCACCGGGCCCAACGGCGTCGGCAAGTCCACGCTCGCGCTGACGCTCGGCGGTCTACTGCCGGCGCGGCGAGGCCGCCTGGAGGCGGCCGCCGACCTGGCGCCGCACCCGCGGCGACGCGACCCGGCCCGGTGGCGCTCGCGCGAACTGCTCACCCGCATCGGCAGCGTCTTCCAGGATCCCGAGCACCAGTTCCTCACCGGTCGGGTGCGCGACGAGGTGGCGCTCGGACCGCGTGCGCTGCGGCGTTCCGACGCGGCGGTCACCGGCGTCGTCGACGAGATCCTCGGACGGCTTCGGCTGGCCCACCTCGCCGACGCCAATCCCTACACCCTCTCCGGTGGCGAGAAGCGCCGACTTTCCGTGGCGACCGTGCTCGCCACCAGGCCGCGGGTCGTCGTGCTCGACGAACCGACCTTCGGCCAGGACCGCACCACCTGGGAGGAACTCGTCCGACTGTTGGCGGCCGCCGCTGACGATGGCATCGCGGTGGTGGCCGGCACCCACGACCTCGACCTCGTCGAGGTGCTGGCCGATCGACGCATCGACCTGCCGGCGCAGCCCGCGCCGGCCGTGGCGTCGTGACGGCGCCGCCGACGAGCCGTACTCGGCGCGTCAACCCCGTCGCGACGCTGGCGGCCACGGCGATCATCGCCGGCGCGCTCGTCCTCAGCGTCGACTGGGTGTCTTCATCGACGGCGCTCGTCCTCGAGGTCCTGGTGATCGCCGTTCTGCGAATCCCGTTGCGCGCGTTGGTCCGTCGCCTGGTGCCGCTTGGGCTCGCGGCCGTGCTGACGGCGCTCACCATCCTGCTGTACGGACAGCCGTCGGGGACGATCCACTGGCACTTCCTGCTCGTCACCGTCAGCGACGGATCCATCGACCTGTCACTGGCGACGCTGTTGCGGGTACTGGCGATCGCGCTACCGTCGGTGGCCCTGTTCATCGGTACCGATCCGACCGAACTGGCCGACGCGCTCGGTCAGGTCCTGCGGATGCCGTCGCGTTTCGTCCTCGGCGCGTTGGCGGGAATCCGTCTCGTCGGGATCCTCGGCGACGACTGGCGCACCATCGGGCATGCCCGCCGCGCCAGGGGCGTGGGCGACCACGCCCGCGTCCGCCGGACCGCGGGCCAGGCCTTCGCGCTGCTGGTGTCTGCGATCCGGCGCGGCTCCATGCTGGCCACCGCCATGGAGGCCCGCGGCCTGGGCGCCCATCCGACGCGGACCTGGGCACGTCCGTCGTCGCTGCACGCGCGGGACGCGGCGTTGATCGCCGCGGGCGTCGTCATCGCGGCCACGGCCGTCGGCGCATCGGTGCTGAGCGGGCACTGGAACTTCATTGGACGCTGACTGCATTGGACGTTGACGCGATCGGTCGCCACCTCGTGCGCGTGGCAGCGAGCACCGTCCTGATCGACGGACGCTCCGGTGCCGGCAAGACCACGCTCGCCCGGCACCTGAAACGCCGCTGGCCCGGCAGCGTCGTGGTGCACCTCGACGCCGTCTACCCGGGGTGGGACGGCCTGCTGGCCGGCGCGGAACACGTGCGCGCGGAGCTACTTTCGCCGCGGCGCCGGGGAGATGCTGGTCGGTGGCAGCGGTGGAGCTGGGTCACCTCGTCGCCCGCCGAGTGGCACACCGTCGCACACGACCGGCCGCTCATCGTCGAGGGGTGCGGGGCGCTCACGCCCGCCACGCGGGCGCTTGCGGACGTCGCGATCTGGGTCGAGTGCGCGGAGCCCATCCGCAAGCAACGTGCGCTCCGACGGGACGGCGACACGCTGGCCGCACACTGGGACCATTGGGCGGCACAGGAGCGCGACCACATCGACCGCCACGACCCGCACGGGCTGGCCGACATCGTCGTGACGGATTGATGCCGCTGAGGGTAGGGCTGCGGCGCTACGTGGCGCGCCATTCCGCGGTGCGTTCCGGCGAGGCAGCGGCGAGCGCTCGGCGGGTCCCGTCGGCATCGAGGTCCTTGCCGTAGACCGGCGAACCGGGTTGCTGCCGCCAGGATTCCGAGATGGGCCCGGCGTCGACCGGATCGAAGCCCAACGCGTCGACGACGTCGTGCACCAGGTCGCGGCCGGGTCCGTCGTCGCCCGCGACGGGCAGCGCGATGCGACCTGCCGTGCCGTGGGGCTTCCCGCTCTCCAGGAGGTGCTTCCACCAGATGCCGTTGAACACCTTGTACACCGGCGCGCCGATCTGCTCGGCGACCCACTGGCTCTCCACCATCCCGTCCTCGATCGCGTCGATGCGGCCGTCGCGCTGCTGCGGGTAGTAGTTGTTCGTCTCGATGACGGGCGCGCCCGGACGGCGTTCGTCGACGATGCCCGTCGCCAGGTCGGGCACGTTCTTCTGCGGGATGCTGACGATCACCAGGTCGGCGTCGCGGGCCGCATCCTTCGCCCACACCGCCGTCGCGCCGGTCTCGGCGGCGAGATCGCCGAGCGTCTCGGGCGAGCGCGAGTTGGCGACCGCCACGTCATGGCCGAGTTCCCGCAGACGCCGCGTCAACGTCCCGCCGATCAGCCCTGCTCCGATGATTCCGATTCGCACGTTGGCACCTTCCTGCACGCGCCGCCGTCGTTCGTCGCGCCGGCCACTGCTCAGCTACAACCGCGGGGGGCCCGTCGATAGTCCACGTCCCTTCGCGAACACGCCCCCATCCCGCAGCCCGTTGCCTATCCTCGGGAGGCGCCGAACCATCGCGCGCGTCAATAACCCTGAGGGAGAGATGACCACCCAACGCATCTGGGCGGGCCGGCCGCTGTGGCCCCTTGCCGTGTGCGCCGTCCTGCTGGCGGGATGCAGCAGCGACGACGCCGCCGGCCCGTCCGAGGTCACCGCCGAGCGGCCCGGACCGGCGACCACCGCGGTGCAGGCCGACGCGGCGGCACCCGAACCGGCCGATGGCCGCATGATCGTCCGGTGGGACGAGGCCACCAGCCAGGAAGCCATCGATGGCCGAAAGTTGCTGCAGGACAATCAGGTCCTCGACACCATGGCGCAGGACGCCGACGACCTGCTGAAGCTGCCGCAGGACATCCAGCTGATCGGTGCGCAGTGCGACGAACCGAATGCGTTCTGGAGTCCCGAGGATCGCGCGATGACGATCTGCTACGAGGATCCGATGTCCGGGCTCGACATCTTCACCAAGGCCGGGGACGTCGATCCCGTCGCGTCCGCGGTCGGCGTCGAGATCGCGACGTTCTTCCACGAGATGGGTCACATGACCATCGATCTGTACGACCTCCCGGCGACGGGTCGCGAGGAGGACGTCGCCGATCAACTCGCCGCCTTCATGCTGCTACAGCCCGACGACGACGGGACACTCGATCCGGACGACGTGAAGGCCGTCGTCGATTCCGCCCGGGAATGGGACTACTACGGACAGCTCGAGGACGAGGTGGACGACGATGCATTCGCCGACGAGCACTCACTCAACGAGACGCGCAAGTTCAACCTGCTGTGCTGGGTGTACGGCGCCGACCCGGAGGGCCAGGCCTACCTCGTCGACCAGGGCATGCTGCCCGAGCGCCGCGCGGAACGCTGTGAGGACGAGTGGTTCAAGCTGGACCGCGCATGGTCGACGCTTCTCGGCCCACACCTGAAGGACTGACGGCGACGGTCCGGCTAGACCTTCCCTCCCGGAAACATGGTCTTGACGGCTTGGGTCATGGTGGCGCGTGCCGCCGCGGCGTCGTCCGGCTCGAGCGAACTGATCGCCATCACGTAACGACGGTCCGGCCCGATCGCGCCGGTGGAGACGTGCAGCTGGTTGCCACCGTTC is from Mycolicibacterium grossiae and encodes:
- a CDS encoding ABC transporter ATP-binding protein, with the protein product MTPPRPHHAGGARIEARDWGWQHAGRARPTISGLDLVVAPGQRVLLLGASGSGKSTVLLGLAGLLGGSEDGHQTGQLLVDGAPPAQNRQRIGMVLQDPDGQVILPRIGDDVAFGMENFGVPREAIWPRVAESLAAVGLHLPLDRRTSALSGGQKQRLALAGVLAMAPGVILLDEPTANLDPQGVLEVRDAVAVAAARTGATLVVVEHRTSVWLPVVDRVVVLGAAGEVIADGPPDETVTREREHLTSAGVWVPGGALPQLTRTRRTDRDSQLTASELEVGQPGAPSLRHRLDVDIPSGTTTVITGPNGVGKSTLALTLGGLLPARRGRLEAAADLAPHPRRRDPARWRSRELLTRIGSVFQDPEHQFLTGRVRDEVALGPRALRRSDAAVTGVVDEILGRLRLAHLADANPYTLSGGEKRRLSVATVLATRPRVVVLDEPTFGQDRTTWEELVRLLAAAADDGIAVVAGTHDLDLVEVLADRRIDLPAQPAPAVAS
- a CDS encoding energy-coupling factor transporter transmembrane component T family protein, which gives rise to MTAPPTSRTRRVNPVATLAATAIIAGALVLSVDWVSSSTALVLEVLVIAVLRIPLRALVRRLVPLGLAAVLTALTILLYGQPSGTIHWHFLLVTVSDGSIDLSLATLLRVLAIALPSVALFIGTDPTELADALGQVLRMPSRFVLGALAGIRLVGILGDDWRTIGHARRARGVGDHARVRRTAGQAFALLVSAIRRGSMLATAMEARGLGAHPTRTWARPSSLHARDAALIAAGVVIAATAVGASVLSGHWNFIGR
- a CDS encoding AAA family ATPase produces the protein MAASTVLIDGRSGAGKTTLARHLKRRWPGSVVVHLDAVYPGWDGLLAGAEHVRAELLSPRRRGDAGRWQRWSWVTSSPAEWHTVAHDRPLIVEGCGALTPATRALADVAIWVECAEPIRKQRALRRDGDTLAAHWDHWAAQERDHIDRHDPHGLADIVVTD
- a CDS encoding NADPH-dependent F420 reductase, with the protein product MRIGIIGAGLIGGTLTRRLRELGHDVAVANSRSPETLGDLAAETGATAVWAKDAARDADLVIVSIPQKNVPDLATGIVDERRPGAPVIETNNYYPQQRDGRIDAIEDGMVESQWVAEQIGAPVYKVFNGIWWKHLLESGKPHGTAGRIALPVAGDDGPGRDLVHDVVDALGFDPVDAGPISESWRQQPGSPVYGKDLDADGTRRALAAASPERTAEWRAT
- a CDS encoding DUF4344 domain-containing metallopeptidase; this encodes MTTQRIWAGRPLWPLAVCAVLLAGCSSDDAAGPSEVTAERPGPATTAVQADAAAPEPADGRMIVRWDEATSQEAIDGRKLLQDNQVLDTMAQDADDLLKLPQDIQLIGAQCDEPNAFWSPEDRAMTICYEDPMSGLDIFTKAGDVDPVASAVGVEIATFFHEMGHMTIDLYDLPATGREEDVADQLAAFMLLQPDDDGTLDPDDVKAVVDSAREWDYYGQLEDEVDDDAFADEHSLNETRKFNLLCWVYGADPEGQAYLVDQGMLPERRAERCEDEWFKLDRAWSTLLGPHLKD